Proteins from a genomic interval of Medicago truncatula cultivar Jemalong A17 chromosome 3, MtrunA17r5.0-ANR, whole genome shotgun sequence:
- the LOC25489721 gene encoding uncharacterized protein translates to MGSCISKCRPNKHSLNHFNKDKLVISHQPPPTPTTLLHSSNKISPSPPSPTSSISSFTCTTSKTISSASSFSSTNSSSLSSKDRSFSNDFLWSCYKENPHIITRINSLTKPTPQPKKIINPSPTKQNMPQKRVRSNSPTNLTRQKSFRKEVEPQLPLRPNRMLGSPSPSRRFNGSVVSTTISDNSVSKRMSNSPKASVAHSSRSVNSTSIRKESVRAAAISPNNSLRRVQSSGLSLRHRETVVKDVISGNHHNIDSIMEDIDNPLISLDCFIFL, encoded by the coding sequence ATGGGTTCATGCATTAGCAAATGCAGACCCAACAAACATTCTCTAAATCATTTCAACAAAGACAAACTTGTTATCTCTCATCAACCTCCACCAACCCCAACAACCCTTCTTCATTCTTCCAACAAAATCTCACCTTCTCCTCCATCTCCAACCTCTTCCATTTCCTCCTTTACATGCACCACTTCCAAAACCATCTCCTCAGCTTCTTCCTTTTCAAGCACAAATTCCTCATCTTTAAGCTCCAAAGATAGATCCTTCTCCAATGACTTCCTTTGGTCTTGCTACAAGGAAAATCCACACATCATCACTCGTATCAATTCCCTCACCAAACCTACACCTCAACCTAAAAAGATCATAAACCCTtcaccaacaaaacaaaacatgccACAAAAAAGAGTTCGATCAAATTCACCAACCAACCTAACAAGACAAAAGAGTTTCAGAAAGGAAGTTGAACCTCAACTACCACTGAGGCCTAATAGAATGTTGGGTTCACCTTCTCCGAGTCGTAGATTCAATGGAAGTGTTGTATCTACCACTATTTCGGATAATAGTGTTTCGAAGCGAATGAGTAATAGCCCTAAGGCTAGTGTAGCTCATTCATCACGTTCTGTTAATTCTACTTCTATAAGGAAAGAAAGTGTTAGAGCAGCAGCTATTAGTCCAAACAACAGTTTGCGGCGGGTTCAATCTTCTGGTTTGAGTTTGAGGCATAGAGAAACTGTGGTTAAGGATGTGATTTCtggtaatcatcataatattgaCTCAATTATGGAAGATATTGATAATCCTCTTATCTCATTGGACTGTTTCATCTTTTTGTAG